One Pararhizobium capsulatum DSM 1112 DNA segment encodes these proteins:
- a CDS encoding SMP-30/gluconolactonase/LRE family protein: MRDFIEITGDLAFPEGPVLVPDGSIVLGEIGRGQLTRITPDGNKSLVADTGGGPNGLAMGPDGHIYVCNNGGFSWDRGPAGWRPVGKAPDNTGGSIQRVDPETGKVEILYDRCGAIPLSAPNDIVFDSHGGFYFTDHGHREGRKVDFGAVYYARADGSFIQEVAYPLVGPNGIGLSPDGRILYVAETSSGRLWSWKIDAPGVLAKVDWPSPTGGDLAAGLPGFQRYDSLAVEAGGNICIATLRLGGIVVVSPNGTEVERIRTPDPYTTNLCFGGPEMKTAFVTLSGSGRLVSMDWARPGLPV; this comes from the coding sequence ATGAGGGATTTTATCGAAATCACCGGCGATCTGGCCTTCCCGGAAGGTCCGGTGCTAGTGCCGGATGGCAGTATCGTGCTCGGCGAAATCGGCCGCGGTCAGCTGACCCGGATCACGCCCGATGGGAACAAGTCGCTGGTCGCCGACACCGGCGGTGGCCCCAATGGCCTAGCCATGGGGCCGGACGGTCATATCTATGTCTGCAACAATGGCGGCTTCAGCTGGGATCGCGGCCCGGCCGGCTGGCGCCCGGTCGGCAAGGCACCTGACAATACGGGCGGCAGTATCCAACGCGTAGACCCGGAAACCGGCAAGGTCGAAATACTTTATGACCGCTGCGGCGCTATCCCGCTGTCGGCCCCCAACGACATCGTCTTCGACAGCCATGGCGGTTTCTATTTCACCGATCACGGCCACCGCGAGGGTCGCAAGGTCGATTTCGGTGCCGTCTACTATGCCAGGGCCGATGGCAGCTTCATCCAGGAGGTCGCCTATCCGCTGGTCGGTCCCAACGGCATCGGCCTGTCGCCGGACGGCCGCATTCTCTATGTCGCCGAAACTTCGTCAGGCCGGCTGTGGTCGTGGAAGATCGACGCACCCGGGGTCCTGGCAAAGGTCGACTGGCCGTCGCCGACCGGTGGCGATCTCGCAGCCGGCCTGCCGGGCTTCCAGCGCTACGATTCGCTCGCCGTCGAAGCCGGCGGCAATATCTGCATCGCCACGCTGCGGCTCGGCGGCATCGTCGTGGTCTCCCCGAATGGAACCGAGGTCGAGCGCATCCGCACCCCCGACCCCTACACCACCAATCTGTGCTTCGGCGGTCCCGAGATGAAGACCGCCTTTGTTACCCTGTCAGGCAGCGGCCGACTGGTGTCGATGGACTGGGCTCGCCCCGGTCTGCCGGTATGA
- a CDS encoding HAD family hydrolase translates to MTLASPNPKQKMHVLFDLDGTLVDTRGAVVECYTRVFRSKLDSNFPPEEFPIADLFAMRPAEVFAVVAPDRIDELHAAYRDTYPQCTALIKVFAGIRELILDLASAGRKPSVVTNKGLERTLIDLQVANIAPEVFAAIVTAEDTVDRKPHPAPILLGLERAGANVGDAVYVGDGPQDILAARAAGMDCVAVSYGFYDGSLLATHTPTVLVDNVAGLAAALGVAHMSRASQ, encoded by the coding sequence ATGACGCTCGCATCTCCCAATCCAAAACAGAAGATGCACGTGTTGTTTGACCTAGACGGCACCCTGGTCGACACCCGCGGCGCCGTCGTCGAATGCTACACCCGCGTCTTTCGCAGCAAGCTCGACAGCAACTTTCCGCCGGAAGAATTTCCGATCGCCGACCTGTTCGCCATGCGCCCGGCGGAAGTGTTTGCCGTCGTCGCGCCGGACCGGATCGACGAGCTGCACGCTGCCTATCGCGACACCTACCCGCAATGCACGGCGCTGATCAAAGTCTTTGCTGGCATCCGCGAACTGATCCTCGACCTGGCCAGCGCCGGCCGCAAGCCGAGCGTCGTCACCAACAAGGGGCTTGAGCGCACGTTGATCGACCTCCAGGTCGCGAACATCGCACCGGAAGTCTTTGCCGCCATCGTAACCGCCGAGGACACTGTCGATCGCAAGCCGCATCCGGCGCCGATCCTGCTCGGGCTCGAGCGCGCGGGGGCCAATGTCGGCGATGCTGTCTATGTCGGTGACGGGCCGCAGGACATTCTCGCCGCCCGCGCCGCCGGCATGGACTGCGTCGCTGTGAGCTACGGGTTTTATGACGGCTCGCTGCTGGCTACCCATACCCCAACGGTTTTAGTCGACAACGTAGCCGGCCTCGCGGCCGCCCTCGGCGTCGCGCATATGTCCAGGGCATCACAATGA
- a CDS encoding 2,4'-dihydroxyacetophenone dioxygenase family protein, translating into MLDETGRETVPDRRDHSKIAYRGPQPFGMMPDIFMAGAIDLDAGEELWVPQADGVWFKPLVLCVSQGYYVNLLRVRNSGVLSRHRHAGPVHAFTLRGRWSYLEHDWEAVPQSYAFEPPGETHTLVVPDDVPEMITLFHVTGGYVYVDPNGVALGYEDVFTKLAMVRRHYEAIGLGADYAERITR; encoded by the coding sequence ATGCTCGATGAAACCGGCCGCGAGACTGTTCCGGATCGCCGCGACCACTCCAAAATTGCCTATCGCGGACCGCAGCCCTTCGGCATGATGCCGGATATCTTTATGGCGGGAGCCATTGATCTCGATGCGGGCGAGGAGTTGTGGGTGCCACAGGCAGATGGCGTGTGGTTCAAGCCGCTCGTGCTCTGCGTGAGCCAAGGTTACTATGTCAATTTGTTGAGGGTTCGCAATTCCGGTGTCCTGTCGAGACACCGGCATGCTGGCCCGGTACACGCCTTTACCCTTCGCGGCCGCTGGTCATACCTTGAGCATGACTGGGAAGCCGTGCCGCAGAGTTATGCCTTCGAGCCTCCTGGCGAAACGCACACTCTAGTGGTTCCAGACGACGTTCCGGAAATGATCACCTTGTTCCACGTCACCGGTGGCTACGTCTATGTCGATCCGAACGGTGTGGCGCTCGGCTACGAGGATGTGTTTACAAAGCTGGCAATGGTCCGCCGCCACTACGAGGCAATTGGTTTAGGTGCCGATTATGCCGAGAGGATCACCCGATGA
- a CDS encoding transketolase has protein sequence MTILNHPPSSPDLTALASRALNLRRKMMNMASGKGEGYIAQGLGMADCLATLYFHEMRYDPQDPEWKGRDRFVLSTGHYSIAMYAVLAEAGIIREDELSSYGLNGSRLPMSTFDDTPGVEMVGGSLGHGLGQAVGMAMGLRLDGSPARVFCEFSDGELQEGSTWEAAMGGATFKCDNLVALIDCNGIQADGPVTVKIEPVADKLTAFGWETVEINGNSIEELVQALASSRNPNGKPKAIVMRTTPGFGIPTVMARDRAHFVRIDNSEWTALIEELETHNG, from the coding sequence ATGACCATTCTCAACCATCCTCCCTCGTCGCCGGACCTGACGGCGCTTGCCAGCCGGGCCCTCAACCTGCGCCGCAAGATGATGAACATGGCGAGCGGCAAGGGCGAGGGCTACATCGCCCAGGGGCTCGGCATGGCCGATTGCCTGGCGACGCTGTATTTCCACGAGATGCGCTACGATCCGCAGGATCCCGAGTGGAAGGGCCGCGACCGTTTCGTTTTGTCGACCGGTCATTATTCGATCGCGATGTATGCGGTGCTCGCCGAAGCCGGCATCATCCGCGAGGACGAACTTTCGAGCTATGGCCTCAACGGCTCGCGCCTGCCGATGAGCACCTTTGACGACACGCCCGGCGTCGAGATGGTTGGCGGCTCGCTCGGCCACGGCCTCGGCCAGGCGGTCGGCATGGCCATGGGTCTCAGGCTCGACGGTTCGCCGGCTCGCGTCTTCTGCGAATTTTCCGACGGCGAACTGCAGGAGGGCTCGACCTGGGAGGCCGCCATGGGCGGCGCCACCTTCAAATGCGACAATCTTGTCGCGCTGATCGACTGCAACGGCATCCAGGCCGATGGTCCGGTGACGGTGAAGATCGAGCCGGTAGCCGACAAGCTCACCGCCTTCGGCTGGGAGACCGTCGAGATCAACGGCAACAGCATCGAGGAACTCGTGCAGGCGTTGGCATCATCGCGTAATCCAAACGGAAAACCGAAGGCCATCGTTATGCGCACCACGCCCGGCTTCGGCATTCCCACCGTTATGGCCCGCGACCGCGCCCATTTCGTGCGCATCGACAATTCCGAATGGACCGCGCTCATCGAGGAACTGGAGACCCATAATGGCTGA
- a CDS encoding glycerol dehydrogenase produces the protein MTSIRKIFGAPHRYIQGPDALDELGQVAAAFGPSPAVIADAFILEKMGPRIEAILRDAGLTPIICAFDGEITYAAIDAVIATLGGIVPSVAIGIGGGKSLDASKGLALKLGIDVITVPTIASNDSPTSASIAMYDDHHVMISVDRLKRSPQAVIVDTKLIAAAPALFLRAGIGDAISKKFEADGCLAGNGITPFGTRPLLTAIVIADACYRVLREHSEAALQSVELGEVSDALEATIEAVILMSGLGFENGGLSLSHSLTRGLVKARGAKNAIHGQHVAWGVLVQLAAEGRSDAELADIIAFHRSIELATTLQQLGMEDATGAEIAEIADWTMTAPHLNNLPFSITAVDVAAAIRRVERLAA, from the coding sequence ATGACGAGTATTCGAAAAATTTTTGGCGCGCCCCATCGTTATATCCAGGGACCAGACGCGCTGGATGAACTTGGCCAGGTGGCTGCTGCCTTCGGCCCGTCACCGGCGGTGATCGCCGATGCGTTCATTCTCGAAAAGATGGGCCCCCGCATCGAAGCCATCCTGAGGGATGCTGGGCTTACGCCGATCATATGTGCGTTTGACGGCGAGATCACCTATGCAGCCATTGATGCGGTCATTGCCACGTTGGGCGGCATCGTTCCTAGTGTCGCCATCGGCATTGGCGGCGGCAAATCGCTGGATGCATCGAAGGGGCTGGCTCTAAAGCTTGGCATCGATGTGATCACCGTTCCGACCATTGCCTCCAACGACAGCCCGACTAGCGCTTCGATCGCGATGTATGACGACCATCACGTAATGATCTCAGTCGACCGTTTGAAGCGCAGCCCGCAGGCGGTGATCGTCGATACGAAATTGATTGCGGCTGCGCCGGCGCTATTTTTGCGCGCCGGGATAGGCGACGCGATCTCGAAAAAATTCGAGGCGGACGGATGCCTTGCCGGCAATGGCATAACCCCCTTCGGCACTCGGCCATTGCTTACCGCTATCGTCATCGCCGATGCTTGTTACCGCGTCCTGCGAGAGCATTCCGAAGCCGCACTGCAGTCAGTGGAGCTCGGTGAAGTCAGCGACGCCCTCGAGGCTACCATCGAGGCGGTGATCTTGATGAGCGGCCTTGGTTTCGAAAATGGGGGATTATCGCTGTCCCATTCGCTGACGCGCGGCCTGGTCAAGGCGCGGGGTGCGAAAAATGCGATTCATGGTCAGCACGTCGCCTGGGGTGTTTTGGTCCAGCTTGCCGCGGAGGGTCGCTCTGATGCTGAGCTTGCGGACATAATCGCATTTCACCGCTCCATCGAACTTGCCACGACCCTACAGCAACTCGGCATGGAGGACGCTACTGGAGCGGAAATTGCCGAAATCGCCGATTGGACAATGACCGCGCCGCATCTCAACAACCTGCCATTCTCGATCACCGCCGTCGATGTCGCTGCTGCGATCCGTCGCGTCGAGAGGTTGGCCGCGTGA
- the accB gene encoding acetyl-CoA carboxylase biotin carboxyl carrier protein codes for MSLKDIDLKEVKAIVDWVNVTEDVREFSLKFGELELFISRNKQGVTPEPVVPASLAISSSTRAVTDTPAVVVAPAPAAASSELAIDEVLIKAPMVGTFYAGPKPGAPNFVKVGDAVGLQTVLCIVEVMKLMNNIEAGVAGTVARIFVDNEQPVEYGQPLMIIKKH; via the coding sequence ATGTCGCTTAAAGATATCGATCTGAAAGAAGTGAAGGCGATCGTTGACTGGGTGAATGTTACGGAGGATGTGCGTGAATTCTCACTGAAGTTCGGCGAGCTGGAACTGTTCATCTCGCGCAACAAGCAGGGTGTTACTCCCGAGCCCGTTGTTCCTGCCTCCCTTGCAATATCGTCTTCAACGCGCGCCGTAACCGATACGCCGGCAGTTGTGGTCGCGCCTGCACCCGCTGCTGCCTCAAGTGAACTTGCCATAGACGAGGTCCTTATCAAGGCGCCAATGGTCGGGACCTTCTATGCAGGGCCTAAACCCGGAGCCCCGAATTTTGTGAAGGTCGGCGACGCTGTCGGTTTGCAAACCGTCCTGTGCATTGTCGAAGTTATGAAGCTGATGAACAACATCGAGGCCGGGGTCGCGGGAACCGTCGCCAGGATCTTTGTCGATAATGAACAACCTGTCGAATACGGCCAGCCGCTGATGATCATCAAGAAGCACTGA
- a CDS encoding SDR family NAD(P)-dependent oxidoreductase translates to MLLQDRIALVTGGASGLGYATATAFAREGATVVINDLRADAAREAAARLGDKHFSVGGDVSSEADVEAMVKTVLERFGRIDILVNNAGMPDSFTPTVEQTLTHWQRLLDVHLTGTYLVSKTVAPSMIAQKSGVILNLNSIAGLLGLPVRTAYSAAKAGIGMLTQVLGCEWGPHNVRVNAVAPGYMLTPLTEKLIAEGKIDEKRIRRRTPMGKLGSAEDIAEAMVFLASDKAKFITAITLPVDGGYCSWGAPSDAFPLD, encoded by the coding sequence ATGCTTCTGCAAGACAGGATTGCGCTCGTCACCGGCGGCGCGAGCGGGCTGGGCTATGCCACCGCCACCGCCTTTGCCCGCGAGGGCGCAACCGTGGTCATCAACGACCTGCGGGCCGACGCCGCCCGGGAGGCGGCCGCCCGGCTCGGGGATAAACATTTCTCTGTCGGCGGCGACGTCTCCAGCGAGGCCGATGTCGAGGCCATGGTCAAGACTGTGCTGGAACGCTTCGGCCGCATCGACATCCTCGTCAACAATGCCGGCATGCCCGACAGCTTCACGCCAACGGTCGAGCAAACGCTCACCCATTGGCAGCGCCTGCTCGATGTGCATCTGACCGGCACCTATCTGGTGTCGAAAACCGTAGCGCCCTCGATGATTGCGCAGAAATCCGGGGTCATCCTCAATCTCAACTCGATCGCCGGCCTGCTCGGCCTGCCGGTCCGCACCGCCTACAGCGCCGCCAAGGCCGGCATCGGTATGCTTACCCAGGTACTCGGCTGCGAATGGGGTCCCCACAATGTCCGCGTCAATGCGGTGGCCCCCGGCTATATGCTGACGCCGCTCACCGAAAAGCTGATCGCCGAGGGCAAGATCGACGAGAAGCGCATCCGCCGGCGCACGCCGATGGGCAAGCTTGGTTCGGCCGAGGACATCGCCGAGGCGATGGTGTTCCTGGCCTCGGACAAGGCGAAGTTTATCACCGCCATCACGCTGCCGGTGGACGGAGGCTACTGCTCCTGGGGGGCGCCCAGCGACGCGTTCCCATTGGATTGA
- a CDS encoding transketolase family protein — MADTPATTASVSGRTRGMGELIDIAGKVTEIAPFGHTLAALASERPEIVGLTADMGRYSDILPFRDAHPTRFFNVGMAEQNLIMTAAGLAKTGKIAYCTTYSVFITRRAYDFVALACAHSMANVKIFAGMPGLVNGYGATHQATEDLNMMRGIADLTIIDPCDATELKQVVRAVADIPGTVYVRNLRGKVPVELGPDYVFEVGKAKVLRPGREVGIISAGYMTARALDAAKAAKDRGVDAGVLHVGTIKPFDAKSVIEFAKRFDRVIVAENHKTSGGLASLVVEALYDAGIVKPMIKIGLVDSFFECGSQEYLEAKYGVDTPRFLRAIVDGQ, encoded by the coding sequence ATGGCTGATACCCCCGCCACCACTGCATCGGTGTCCGGCCGCACCCGCGGCATGGGCGAACTGATCGACATCGCCGGCAAGGTCACCGAGATCGCTCCCTTCGGCCACACACTGGCAGCTCTTGCCAGCGAGCGGCCGGAAATCGTCGGGCTGACTGCCGACATGGGCCGCTATAGCGACATCCTGCCGTTCCGAGATGCCCACCCGACCCGCTTCTTCAATGTCGGCATGGCCGAGCAGAACTTGATTATGACCGCCGCCGGCCTCGCCAAGACTGGCAAGATCGCCTACTGCACCACCTATTCGGTGTTCATCACCAGGCGTGCCTATGACTTCGTCGCGCTCGCCTGTGCCCATTCTATGGCCAATGTGAAGATCTTCGCCGGCATGCCAGGGCTGGTCAACGGCTATGGCGCCACACACCAGGCGACCGAAGACCTCAACATGATGCGCGGCATTGCCGATCTCACCATCATCGATCCCTGCGACGCCACCGAACTGAAGCAGGTGGTGCGCGCCGTCGCCGATATCCCCGGTACCGTCTATGTCCGCAACCTGCGCGGTAAGGTGCCGGTCGAGCTTGGACCGGACTACGTCTTCGAGGTCGGCAAGGCGAAAGTGCTGAGGCCGGGCCGCGAGGTTGGCATCATCTCTGCCGGTTACATGACGGCACGGGCGCTCGACGCCGCCAAGGCGGCGAAGGACCGGGGCGTCGACGCCGGTGTCCTGCATGTCGGCACCATCAAGCCGTTCGACGCAAAATCGGTGATCGAATTCGCAAAGCGGTTCGACCGCGTCATCGTCGCCGAAAACCACAAGACCTCCGGCGGTCTCGCCTCGCTGGTAGTTGAGGCGCTCTATGATGCCGGCATCGTCAAGCCGATGATCAAGATCGGGCTCGTCGACAGCTTCTTCGAATGCGGGTCGCAGGAATATCTCGAAGCAAAATACGGCGTCGACACGCCACGCTTCCTGCGTGCCATCGTCGACGGTCAATAG
- a CDS encoding pyruvate carboxylase subunit B, whose protein sequence is MTIEDKQTIASIMSMGGRPPNSRREIKIIDTTLRDAHQSLWATRMRTEHILSMADEFDHGGFEQVDLMAPIQFDVAVRYLKEDPWERVRLAHKAAPNTLFRALVRSKNIASFDFLADDVIKAWVERLYANGFRVIGSFDGLNDIDNIAPGLVRAKELGASTFGALSFCESPVHTDELYISKARELIDKTDVDAIMLKDAGGLLTPERIRTLVPAIKNVIGDRPLELHSHCLTALAPLVYLEAVELGCDALHTSIAPLANGAGQPSTQRIVRDLRALGYTVNVNDDAIDAISQKLKKIAEDEGKPLGIPVEYDGLHYMHQLPGGMLSNFRSQLETAGLSHRFDELLYEVARVRAELAFPIMITPFAQFVGTQAVMNMISGDRYGVVPNEIKKYALGYYGKLLAPIAPELHDRIIANGASNIALEPTTIAPMLPDIHARHPDDSIDHVLLRAMFAGTQVDEMQKAVASGGRADDAPSSLLDVIKGLHQKKSRGTIVLKTADVRISLEKGESENVA, encoded by the coding sequence ATGACGATAGAAGACAAGCAAACGATCGCCAGCATCATGAGCATGGGCGGCCGCCCGCCAAACAGTCGGCGCGAGATCAAGATCATCGACACGACCCTGCGGGACGCGCACCAGAGCCTGTGGGCGACACGCATGCGCACAGAACACATTCTTTCCATGGCGGATGAGTTCGATCATGGCGGGTTCGAACAGGTCGACCTGATGGCGCCGATCCAGTTCGATGTCGCGGTTCGCTATCTCAAGGAAGACCCCTGGGAGCGGGTAAGACTGGCCCACAAGGCCGCGCCGAATACCCTGTTTCGGGCGTTGGTCCGTTCAAAGAACATTGCTTCGTTCGATTTTTTGGCTGACGACGTCATCAAGGCTTGGGTCGAAAGACTTTATGCGAACGGATTCCGCGTTATAGGCTCGTTCGACGGCCTGAATGACATCGACAATATCGCGCCCGGTCTCGTCAGGGCCAAGGAACTCGGGGCCTCCACTTTCGGCGCTCTGTCGTTTTGCGAAAGCCCGGTGCACACGGACGAGCTCTATATCTCTAAGGCACGTGAACTGATCGACAAGACCGATGTCGATGCCATCATGCTCAAGGACGCGGGTGGTCTGTTGACGCCTGAACGGATCCGAACCCTAGTTCCGGCCATCAAGAATGTAATCGGCGACCGCCCGCTCGAGCTTCACAGTCATTGCCTGACAGCCTTGGCGCCACTGGTTTATCTGGAGGCGGTCGAACTTGGTTGCGATGCACTGCACACATCGATCGCGCCGCTGGCCAATGGTGCCGGCCAGCCATCGACACAACGTATCGTGCGTGATTTGCGGGCTCTTGGGTACACGGTGAACGTCAACGACGACGCAATCGACGCCATTTCGCAGAAGCTGAAAAAAATTGCGGAGGACGAGGGCAAGCCACTGGGTATCCCGGTGGAATATGACGGCCTCCACTACATGCACCAGCTCCCCGGCGGAATGCTCTCGAATTTCCGGTCGCAACTGGAAACGGCGGGTCTCTCGCACCGGTTCGATGAGCTCCTTTACGAGGTTGCTCGCGTGCGCGCTGAGCTCGCTTTTCCGATCATGATCACGCCTTTTGCCCAGTTCGTCGGAACCCAGGCAGTCATGAACATGATTTCAGGTGACCGGTACGGTGTCGTACCGAACGAGATCAAGAAATATGCGCTCGGTTATTATGGCAAGCTACTGGCCCCGATTGCGCCCGAGTTGCATGACCGGATCATTGCCAATGGGGCGTCCAACATCGCGCTTGAGCCGACAACGATCGCGCCGATGCTGCCGGACATTCATGCGCGCCATCCCGACGACAGCATCGATCATGTGCTGCTGCGTGCGATGTTCGCCGGCACACAGGTCGATGAAATGCAGAAAGCCGTGGCATCCGGCGGCAGGGCTGACGATGCACCATCTTCGCTTCTGGATGTGATCAAGGGTCTTCACCAGAAAAAAAGTCGCGGAACCATCGTCTTGAAAACCGCGGATGTACGCATCAGCCTCGAAAAGGGAGAGAGTGAAAATGTCGCTTAA